tactatactatacaactacacagacaataaatacacatactatacaactacacagacaataaatacacatactatacataactacacagacaataaatacacatactatacaactacacagacaataaatacacatactatacaactacacagacaataaatacacatactatacaactacacagacaataaatacacatactatacaactacacagacaataaatacacatactatacaactacacagacaataaatacacatactatacaactacacagacaataaatacacatactatacaactacacatactatacagctacacaactacacagacaataaatacacatactatacaactacacagacaagaaataaatacacatactatacaaaatacacatactatacagctacacagacaataaatacacatactatacaacaaatgTTGACAGGTCCTCCtctgtgccacacacacatactgtttgAATTGTCTATTAGGACATGGATATTCACCCATCAACAGGTTTTGAAGTTGTAATCCAGTACATATTGAAAGTCTGTGTCTAGCTAGTCATTTGGGCTACTAACTCAATTCATTGGATTACTCAAACTCAGTTTATAATCTGACtagatatgataaaaaaaaatgctttcccAAATAGATGTATACACCTAGTACCAAACAATTACAGAATCTGTATTGTGCTATTATTATTCTAAAGAGTTTATAgtggtgatgatgtcatcttcTCAGCGTCATTCCTGTCAAACATGCATCTGACTAATCTAACAAGTGATCTCTAAGTATTACTCATGTTTCAAAAGCATCTCTAATCTCATTGGGTTCCCATTTTAAGCAACCCATCATAGTTAATATTGTGTATTGTTGCAATTTAATTACTATGAGCTGGTCGTAATAATCGTGACTGCCTGTAGCAATGCTGATCAATGACATATTTACCTCAGTAGCAGGACCCATTTGAGGACCAGACATGATGCTCAGTCTTGTCAGTGTACTGACCACTGCAGTCCTTCGTCATTACCAGTGACGACTTAAATTAAAGGTGTAAAACTATGACTAAGAGTTATAATATAAAGGCCCTAATTTACACAGGCCAGAATAacatgctctttttttgtatgtCACAGGTTGTCTTGTCGTTATCTTTGGTAATCAGATTTTATTACAAAAAGAAGGTGCAGGGGAAActaatttgtgtgtttctccttgttttttacagaatgaaATCGAGGCCGTGGATCCCAGAGGTCGGACACCTCTGCACCTGGCTGTGTCGCTCGGGCACCTGGAGTCAGTGAGAGTCCTCCTGAGACACGGTGCTGAAGTGACTAAAGAAAACTGCATGAATTGGACAGGTTAGTCGTAAAAATGGCTACATAACAAATACAGAATGCTGTGATTCTATGAACATTCATGTGGTTTTTTTCATCACTTAGAGCTCTTCTTACATTAGTATACACAGCATCTGCTGTCAATGGGGTTTCTGGTAAAAATGAACATCAGTCTGACTGCAGTGGAAAACTCTCTCCTTGGTTAATGCCCTCATTGTTGAGGTTTTTCTAATCGACTCCTAAAGAACAGATGCTGTGCTTAAAAGGTTTAGTGGTTTGTTAGTTTGtaattgtctgtgtttgtatagtGCTGCAGGAGGCAGTCAGCACCGGAGATCCAGAGATGGTTCAGTTAGTGCTTCAACGCAGAGACTACCTCAAAGCCTCCACTGCTCTGGGAGGAGTGCCTGCGCTGCTGTCAAAGATCAGAGaggtttttaatttttacattttcctgttGTCTTGTCATCAATCTGTACGACTGCCTGGAAACAATTACCGGAAAGGAAATAATTGCTCTGTCCATCTGTTCTTCCATAGTCTCCAGACTTCTACATGGAAATGAAGTGGGAATTCACCAGTTGGAGTAAGTTCTTTTGTATGCGAGGATGTTTATCATGAAATTAAAGTGGAATGTGTGTGCATAGTAACCTGGTCATGTAGTGCAAACAGGCTGGTTATCAGCATTGAGTATGCAAAAGAAAGTATCCACACGTTTTATAAAGTTGTTCTCTGCGATTTAATATCCTTTGCCAGTTAAGAGGTTTGCAGAAAAAACTGCATACCTGCcttttggtgtttgtttttgttaagttatgagtgacattgtttttcatgtgtgGGACATTCATATGCTGTTGCTTCACAGTCCCTCTTCTGTCCCGGGTTTGTCCAAGTGATGTTTGTCGCATTTGGAAAAGTGGGGCCAGCCTGCGAGTGGATGCCACTCTTCTTGGCTTTGAAAACATGACTTGGATCAGAGGTCGCAGAAGCTACATCTTCAGAGGAGATGGTGTGTGCGCTTTAACTGTCTTACACAAAAAAAGGgttctctcttttatttgtaCACTTCTTGTTAAATGATAAAAGTCTATGCCTGCCTGTATTTATACAGATTCGTGTGCAGAGTTGATGGAGGTGAACCATGACGATCAAGTCGTGGAAACTGAACGCTTCAACATATCCCAAGAAATTGAGGATGTCACGCTAGAGTCAATGCAGCCGGCTGAGCAGGAAGTTGCCAAACGGTTGACCACTCCTATTGTCAACACCTACTTGGACACCAAGGACATTGCTTTTGAGAGGTAAGAGTCCCATcgttttctgctgctttttctcaCAACATGAACAGATTTAACTTCCTTTGATCAGCCAAGAAGAAACTCCAGAgtgactgttttttaaaagtgttggCATCTAAAGGCATTTTCACTCTTAAAGCCATTGCTCCCTGTGTGAGGTTACTGTATAAACAGTGATACTATTTAGcctattaattattatttttgcagtaATATCTTTACGATTTTTCCATATCATTCTGGCATATGTTGtctaatattcattatttacactGACTTATTCATTCTAGGGTTGTCTGACCCTGTGCAACcctacaaacaaacaacttgCACTATGTATTAATAATGTGAGCAAATTTAACTAGGCGTGTTAGTCATACATCATGTAATTATCTTGAGGTAACACATTGCTGCACTCATTAAGATGTTCAGTGCCACATCCTTGACATCCTGTGTAGTAGCTAATATGCTTATTGGAACACCTTAATGGAACTtagttaatgttattaataacagCTGTGCTTCTTGTTCTCAACATGTTGACGTATTACCATCGTtgatgaaataatatattttttattgacgctgattaatatattaattgatGCTATATGGAACATATCCTATCTAAAAGAAAAACGTAACAATGGACTGCAAAATTGCAAATGACTCAAATGCACTAACAAGCTacttaaaatatacaatatctATAGCTTTTATTGCATCTTCACATTCTCTGTGTTGTGGAAGTTATTCCAAACTAAAGGATATGATGATGGATTTTGCCTGTAATGATGCTTTAGTTCTcacaaacaatgttttgtttttttcccgcAGGAACAAGTCTGGGGTTTGGGGCTGGAGAGCTGACAAAACAGAAATGGTCAATGGATTTGAAGCAAAGGTAAACAGGAGtttaaaactttttctttttcattacaaCTAAATATTAGTGCCACTGTGGAGCACACTTATAATGGTATATGAATTAAGATTCTGGCTTCTTTCTCAGGTTTTCAGCGTGAACAATGTAAATGTGGTAATAAGGACGAGGACCGAGCATCTTACAGACGAGGAGAAAGCCAGGATAAAAAGTAGGTGGAAAATATCCTACATGTATGACTATATAACCTACAATTGAAGGAAACTGAATGAGAGTTCTGAAGTAAAACTTTTTGGTTCAAAGGTGAAAGGAACATCTTGGAGTCTCTGCTTGGGACTGTGGAGCAGCACATAAGTGCACAAGGGGTAAGACTCTCATTCAGTAACTGTAATAAAgttatttgggtttttttcctaCCTGGTTAACAAGTGCTCAACTTTATAGGACCTGACTCTTGAGTATGCAACTGCCACCAATCCTACTGCCATCACTCCAGAGGAATACTTTGATCCTGACTTTGACCTGGGGAATAGAGACATCGGCCGACCCATTGAACTGAGCATTCGAACACAGAAGTAAGAAAATGCTTCAAGGCCACAAAAAAACGATACTTTATTCCCCACtgctgtacatttatttttatcaatgaAATCAGTTGTGTGCACATTGCAACATCGTTCTGCTTTGATATTGTCTCACCCAGGTTCAAAGGTACATTGTGGATGAGCGAGGAACATCCGCTGTCTCTGGTGGAACAGGTGACCCCCATTATTGACCTCATGGCTCGGACCAGTTCCCATTTTGCACGTCTACGAGACTTTGTAACCCTGAAGTTTCCTCCTGGTTTTCCTGTTAAAATAGGTATGTGACATTCCTATCAAGTTAAATAGAAGCTACACTTTCAAGAAGTACGCAAAAACTAACCTCTAGTCCAAACCCccctttgaaatgttttttttgattatttttttatctgatttgTTGTCCTTTCATATATTGCAGAGATTCCCCTGTTTCATGTGCTGAATGCCAGAATTACATTTGATAATGTCAATAAATGCAGTACTGAGGAGGAGGCGCCGACAACACCAGCAGCCACACCAACATCCTccggagaagaggaagaagctgCAGGTAGCAGAACAGCCAGTTTAACCATTTAACGTTTAAAATAGTCACAAGTCTATGATTCCTaaacagacttttcttttttcatccgTACAGCACTGCCTCCGTTTCAGGTCTGTCCTTCAGTGTTTGAGGTGCCCGTCAGTTACCACCGCAGAGGAGGCAGCCGACACACGCCCATGTCTAACAACGACGAGGAGCTTTTGCAGTACGCCATCCATCAGAGCCTCCTGGAGACTCGCACCGCGCCGGGCCAGGTCAGAACAATCTACCCTCAGCTCTCTCGCAAATACTTCAACACATAAAGatctgtttttatcattttcccTTGCTCTCCTCGCAGTTCAGTGCTGCCTTTAAACGTCCCTGATGTTTGTGTCATTGTAGGAGGGGATTTTGGATGATGCTGATGGGGAATTCACCGATGTAATGCCCAGTAGCCAGAGTGACAGGTAGGAACACAGGTTTGCATTTACATAGTTACATGTGGTAAAAGGAAGGGGGATTTGGATGACACTATATGTCATTCCACCTCTTGTGTGTGTCAGTTAAAGCCGCAGAGCTGAATCTCACTTTCTTCTGTCAATGTCATTCTAGGAGTATCCCAGAGGGGGTGCTAGTGGAATTTGGAGACACCCCCAGCCCTGTCAGCTCCCCCTCCGCCTCAAGCCCCGACTCAGAGCTTCGCCTGGCCATGGAGCTCTCTGCTCGGGCTCAAGAGGAAGAGGATAGGATGaggaagcaggaggaagaggagctggagatgaTCTTGCAGCTATCACTCACTGAGAAGTAAAATGAATAAGAGGGAATAATAATGCAACTTTTCCAGATCCAGAAGAAACCACCACACCTCAATTTTCCTTCCTAACCACTGTAGTCATCTATGCAATTGCCGGTTTCTTCCTGTAGCAGATCATTGTTGCACAGGCAATATCAGACTCTAGCTATCCGATATTTTCCACACGGTATTTTTGGTAAGAGCATTCTCCTTTATAAATTTATATCTCAGATTAGTGTGTCTCCATCCTCAAGCTTAATTCATGGACtctttaaaatcattttgggtttctttttttattaatttactattCAAATCGCAGTCACAGCAGCATCCCACGTCTGTTGATCACAGTGTTGTCCAGAGTGGGGCCAAATCAGTGTAATTATGGTTCTATGAACAAAATGACAACTCGAGGTGACTTCATGTTCTGACACTCAAATGTGGCACTAAAGGTCCAGAGCACTGttggtttctttttgttgttttttttaatctgttgcATCACTCCCTGGTGTTTAGATGGCAAGAAGCAAAAACGGTCTAGTACAATAAAAAGGTAATAGTACTGTGGACATAAGAGACAGATTTGAGTGTTTTCACTGTGAGGTCGTCCTACAGAGTCACTTTGTTGAGGACAGTGAGCTCACTGCATAACGTAAATCTCAGGGTTccaattttacacattttccCTTCACTTTGGAATTAGTTTGTAAAtgttccaaaaatgttttcttggtGCAAAATGGTATCCTTCATGTACATCCACCATATCAATATTAATTCAAAAAGCTGAGTTTATTGAGTCAAAGGTTCATAAGTAAATGCATTTTCTTGTATGAATGTACACTCTACAGATGGGTAAACGGTAGTATGCTGCTGTGAGAGAAACTTAATCAGCTGCATGGTAACGTTATATCTTCGCTGCAACAAGGATGAGGGTTTATCTTTCCCGGACAGatttttattgaacattttctCAGAATtcattgtggaaaaaaataacatatttttgttaACCGTCACTGAGCAACTGCACCTCAGTTCAAAAACTCAATGGCAGAGAACTGTCTGTGGACTTATAGTTGTCATGCAGTTTAAAAAGCAGTCACGCAACCAATGCTGCAgagattattcatttttcagaagCAGTCTATGCCACAAACAACTCTTGACCTCTGAGCAGAAAAGACAGCACAGACTCTTAAGGTCAAGCATGTCCACCATATGTAGGATTAGTTTCTTCAGCATGTGCCAAGGGAAAAACGCTTGGTGGAGGCAAGAGGTGGTGACGATTTTATGTGGTGCCACTAAACTTTtgaacagattttcttttttaaattttgtaacttaaaaacaagatgaagagATTCCAGTTACACCAGGGTGATGCTGAGTGACATGCATTAACCACTATAGTTGCTTTCACTGACAACCAACCACTTATCAAAGGTCTCTCTGTGGAGCTGCGTCTGACATTCAGGGGCTGCAGCTGAATGACTAATTATTACATAACGCTCAAGTTTCCAAACTGCTGAACAGTCGACTTTAAAAAAGGCTAGCTTGGGTTAATTAAATGCAGGTCTTAGTAATGCACCGTTCCAGCtgcaaagttgttttttttaatatgtttaaattttaacaaattgttcaaaatgttctaaaataaaagcactttattTCCATGAGGACTAAATGTGACTTTGTTCATGTgctttatttacaaaaacagagctGGAAACAAAGGAGACTACTAGTCTAATATATGCTATTTCTACAGCAATGACTTTgatttgtacatatttattgcagttgtttttgttattctcaGTTCAAGTGTTGACCTCTTGAGGACAATGTGATCTTGACATGATTTATCTGcagtgaatatattttatatttggcTATCTGACAAATATTGTCCTTCCACTGCTAAAATCTGCACTCTTTATATAGCGCATAATCAAAGTATACTCTTGGACAATTGGATTGTGCAGAATACAAAGCTATCACGTAGAAAGACTCGGATCTAAAAAATAGAGTAGATGTTATTGTTGTGTAAATTATCATTTAGATTGGGAGCCAGTTTCAATGACAGGATTTataaatggatttatttattatttttgtttgttcgATCAACTAACATTTTATCACAAAATCAAGTGCAAAGAAGGAAATGGCCACCTTCAGCTGACTAATCAACCCAgaacaaaatgatgaaatacaTAGATTTGTAGCTTTATTTCTAGGGAGGaaagttgttttaatttttaagCAATGACTCCTCTCATTTCATAATCCCActtatttgaaatgtatataaCAGTTGCAGAACTCCAGCCTTTCGGACCAAATTTCccttaaataaaagtacttgGCCATAAAATCTAACAAACTGCACTTAATAACAGCAAGTCcacctaaataaataaataaaatggcatGTATAACAGCCTAGATTATTGGAAGTAAAAATCATTTCCATCAATCCGATGTCCCCTTGTTTACAGAGGCAAtttcaaattcaataaaaaataaaaaattacagCATATCATAACAGGCAGGTGTGAGAGTGCGTGGcattcaaacacacagtcactc
This sequence is a window from Anoplopoma fimbria isolate UVic2021 breed Golden Eagle Sablefish chromosome 13, Afim_UVic_2022, whole genome shotgun sequence. Protein-coding genes within it:
- the ankrd13a gene encoding ankyrin repeat domain-containing protein 13A isoform X2, with product MSTATVSGDIRDKFPLHSAVWGNDYRTLEEQITSPQNEIEAVDPRGRTPLHLAVSLGHLESVRVLLRHGAEVTKENCMNWTVLQEAVSTGDPEMVQLVLQRRDYLKASTALGGVPALLSKIRESPDFYMEMKWEFTSWIPLLSRVCPSDVCRIWKSGASLRVDATLLGFENMTWIRGRRSYIFRGDDSCAELMEVNHDDQVVETERFNISQEIEDVTLESMQPAEQEVAKRLTTPIVNTYLDTKDIAFERNKSGVWGWRADKTEMVNGFEAKVFSVNNVNVVIRTRTEHLTDEEKARIKSERNILESLLGTVEQHISAQGDLTLEYATATNPTAITPEEYFDPDFDLGNRDIGRPIELSIRTQKFKGTLWMSEEHPLSLVEQVTPIIDLMARTSSHFARLRDFVTLKFPPGFPVKIEIPLFHVLNARITFDNVNKCSTEEEAPTTPAATPTSSGEEEEAAALPPFQVCPSVFEVPVSYHRRGGSRHTPMSNNDEELLQYAIHQSLLETRTAPGQEGILDDADGEFTDVMPSSQSDRSIPEGVLVEFGDTPSPVSSPSASSPDSELRLAMELSARAQEEEDRMRKQEEEELEMILQLSLTEK
- the ankrd13a gene encoding ankyrin repeat domain-containing protein 13A isoform X1 → MNVCSKGERQANVALSGSAEKKMSTATVSGDIRDKFPLHSAVWGNDYRTLEEQITSPQNEIEAVDPRGRTPLHLAVSLGHLESVRVLLRHGAEVTKENCMNWTVLQEAVSTGDPEMVQLVLQRRDYLKASTALGGVPALLSKIRESPDFYMEMKWEFTSWIPLLSRVCPSDVCRIWKSGASLRVDATLLGFENMTWIRGRRSYIFRGDDSCAELMEVNHDDQVVETERFNISQEIEDVTLESMQPAEQEVAKRLTTPIVNTYLDTKDIAFERNKSGVWGWRADKTEMVNGFEAKVFSVNNVNVVIRTRTEHLTDEEKARIKSERNILESLLGTVEQHISAQGDLTLEYATATNPTAITPEEYFDPDFDLGNRDIGRPIELSIRTQKFKGTLWMSEEHPLSLVEQVTPIIDLMARTSSHFARLRDFVTLKFPPGFPVKIEIPLFHVLNARITFDNVNKCSTEEEAPTTPAATPTSSGEEEEAAALPPFQVCPSVFEVPVSYHRRGGSRHTPMSNNDEELLQYAIHQSLLETRTAPGQEGILDDADGEFTDVMPSSQSDRSIPEGVLVEFGDTPSPVSSPSASSPDSELRLAMELSARAQEEEDRMRKQEEEELEMILQLSLTEK